The Synergistaceae bacterium nucleotide sequence ACCTGGGTCTCCGCGAGGGTGACTAGGATCTCTCCCTCATTACTCGCCTCCGAAAACTGAAGCCTCTGATAACGAGGTATCTGAGGAAACAACGTCTCCATGACGGCCGTGAACCCGTCCTCCGTAAAACCATTGGGGAATAGAAAACGACGCCATCCATTGTGAGCCTTGAGCTTCAGCGTCCCGGTCATGATCCCCTTCTCGCTTAGGCTCAAATCGAAATTCGCGCTCAGTCGGTTCATGGCGGCGGCCGAGTCGGAGACCCTGCGCTCCTCTAGCTTTCCGTCTGGGGTAACCCCGTACAGCATTTTTCCTCGTAAAGACATGGAACTTTCTCCTAGGCGAGGAACATCGTCCATGTTGTAGTAAAAAACGGCTCCTTTCGGTCCTTCTGCAATTTCCAAAACCGGGCCTATCGCCATAGTCTCGCAGACGGGTTCATTTGTTCCAGGACGATAAGGCAGTTCCCAGAAAAGGTGGACATTGGCTCCCGCGTCCCTCAACCAACGATACGCCAACAGCAGCTTCTCCCAGCGGGTCCAAGGCCCTTCCGCCGGAATCTCCCGCGCCAGGCCCTCCCATAAGAGGGGGCCCGGTTGGGGGTAAAGCCACTCCAACACGTTGTCCGCGAGATGACCTTTCGCGCGGCCTTGCAGCGCGTTTTCTAACGCCTTGGGAGGCGTGGGCAGAATCGTGGGTTCCAAACCTTTAATGGATCGCGCGGCAGCCTCCCTGCCTTCTCTCGTGCCAAACGCCACAAAACTGCGCTGGCTGTTCTTGAGAGAAAAACGCGCGTCCGCCGCCGCGTTGATCACTCGCCATTGATAAAGCATACGATCATCCACATTATGGGCTTCAGGAGCGGAATCCAGATTGGAATTATAGTAAAAAGGATGTCCCGCGGGCGCCGTCACCTGGATCTCCGCTTCCCATACGGGCAAGGACTCGCTGACCCAGACCAGGTCATCCACGGAAAGTCTCTCAGGAAAAAGCTCCCTGTAAGAGACCACGAGGATGAACTCGTCGGGAAGCTGAGAAAAAACGACAGAACGCATGGTACCCCCATCTTGGGGTATTTCCCGGACGTCCATGATTTTTTCAGCGTCGCCTGGGGAATAAACCGACGCTTCCAGAATCTCGGCCTCCCCGCCTTTAGGAACGAGAACGTTCCAGGTCAGCCATTGCGGCGCCAGGCCGTCACGGCCCAGGAGAATCCATTGGCTTTTTCGTTCGATGCCGCCCTCGGGGGCGATTTCGTAGATGATCCGCTTCAACCATACCACCCCGTCGAAATCGGGGTAAGTCGAGAAATCGGGGTTTAACTGGATCATTGAACGGATGTCGTAAGCGAAATCTTCGGATCCCCACGCGCGCGCGCAAAGGAAAAACCCCACCAGAACCGCGCCTGCTAGCTGAAACCACGCGCCTTTCTTCGAAATTTTTTTCATAAATTTCATAAAACTTGTCATCTTTCAACCTCTTTTTTACTCTTTTTTAACCTCTTTTTTAACGTCACGGTTTTTCATCAGACGTTTTTACCGCAACAATGCTTGTATTTTTTTCCACTGCCGCAAGGACAGGGTTCATTGCGACCCACCTTGACCCCCTTCTTGATGGGCTCCGGACGGGCGTCGCCCACTTGAAGCCGCGGATCTCCCTGTACCGAACCAGGAACGGGCATATGAAAATCTCGCCCTTCCGAGAGTTGCCGCTCGCGACGTCCTCCACTTTCGGAAACGACGCGGACCCTGAAGAACTGCTCCACAAAAGACTCCCGTACCCGGAGCATCATCTCTTGAAAAAGATTATACGATTCAAATTGGTATTCCAACAGCGGGTCCTTTTGTCCTATGGCGCGCAGGCCGATGCCGCGTCGTAACTCGTCCATGCCCAATAAGTGGTCGCGCCAAGCATCATCCAAAGTGTTCAGTACCACGTAGCGCAGCAGGCCACTTGCCATATCCAGATCGAGGCTCAGAATTTTTTGGTCGTAACGCGATTTTATGGATTCTACAATTTCGTCACGGATAACCTCCATGCCGGAGTGACTGTCAAGCCGCGCTACCGTTGTCTCGCTGCCGGGGCCAAAAATCGCTTTGAAGCGGGAGGCGGCGCGCTCCGGGTCGGGATCGCCCTCCTCCGGGAAATAGCGCTCCAGAAGTTCTTCCAGAACCCCTTGAATGATTCCCCATCCGTAATCGATGATCTCCTCTTCTTCCAGGATTGTGCGCCTTTCGGCGTACACCGCTTCTCTTTGATGGTTCATGACGTTATCGTAGGCCAAGAGCTGTTTTCTAATATCGAAGTGCATCTGCTCCACTTTGTGCTGAGAGGACTCGATGACCTTCGAGAGCATGGAGGACTCGATGGCCTCCCCGTCCGTCATGCCCAGTTTGCCCATGATGCCCTGGATGCGTTCGGAGCCGAAAAGACGCAGGAGATCGTCCTCCAGAGACAGGTAAAAGCGGCTTTCTCCAGGATCGCCCTGGCGGCCGGCACGACCGCGGAGCTGATTGTCGATGCGCCGCGCCTCGTGCCGTTCCGTGCCGACGATGGATAATCCCCCCAGCTCCACCACCCGGTCGTGTTCCTCCTGACATTGGACGTGAAAATGTTTCAGGTGATCCTCGTAGGCGCTCTTGATTCGACTGAAGGCGTCCCGCAGAAACACGAAATAGGCGGCGTCCTCCCCTGAGGTGAGACGTCGGTCCCGCAGGTAGTTTTTCGTCAGGTCCTCTGGGAAAACATTGGTGTACTGCACGAAATAGTTGTAAACGTCGTCTTCTTCCAGTGTTTTGATCTTCCATTCCATCGAAGGGCGCTCGGCCAGGAGCTTTTCCTTGGCCAAAAACTCCGGGTTCCCCCCCAGCATGATATCCGTGCCGCGGCCCGCCATGTTCGTGGCCACCGTTACGGCTCCCAGATGTCCGGCCTGAGCCACGATATTGGCTTCCTTCTCGTGGTGTTTCGCGTTTAACACCTGATGGGACACTTTGCGCGCCTTCAAGAGCTTACTGACCCTTTCGGAGTTTTCGATGGAGGTTGTGCCCACCAGAACAGGCTGACCGAGGCTATTTCTCTCTTCGACCTCGTCGGCCACGGCGTTGAACTTTTCCATGACCGTGCCGTAGATGACATCGGGGTTGTCGGCACGGATCATCTCTTTATGGGTCGGGATGGTGACGACCTGGAGGCCGTATATTTCCTTGAACTCCTCCGCCTCGGTGACGGCTGTTCCCGTCATGCCCGCCAGCTTTCGGTACATTCGAAAGTAGTTTTGCAACGTGATCGTGGCTAGAGTTTGGCTTTCACGCCCGACTTTGACGCGTTCTTTCGCCTCGATGGCCTGATGGAGACCGTCGGAATAGCGCCGTCCCACCATCAAGCGGCCCGTAAACTCGTCAACGATGACGATTTCACCGTCCTTCACCACGTAGTCCACGTCTCGCTGGAAAAGGCGGTGGGCCTTCAGAGCCTGGACAATCCGGTGGGCCAGCTCCGATTTCGCGGCGTCAGAGAAAAGGCCGGGAATTTTCATGAGGTTTTCGCACTTCTGAATGCCCGCCTCCGTAATAGCGATGTTGCGCTCTTTTTCGTCTTTTTCGTAATCCTCGCCTTCTTTAAGCTGGCGAGCCACCCCATCGGCCCGGACATAAAGCTCCACGTTGTCATCGGAAGGTCCCGAGATAATGAGAGGCGTTCGGGCCTCGTCGATGAGGATCGAGTCCACCTCGTCCACGATGC carries:
- the secA gene encoding preprotein translocase subunit SecA; translation: MWKSVKRMLGLDPNERALKKYWGVVEQVNVFASEMESLKDEELRQRGTQLKTRALEGEEFDDLLPETFALVREASWRTIGLRHYDVQLIGGMTLHEGRIAEMRTGEGKTLAATLAVVLNALKGEGVHLITVNDYLAKRDAAWMGPIYSFLGLSVGVIYPYMPPEDRYQAYRADITYGTNSEFGFDYLRDNMVMHKKQMVQRPHSFCIVDEVDSILIDEARTPLIISGPSDDNVELYVRADGVARQLKEGEDYEKDEKERNIAITEAGIQKCENLMKIPGLFSDAAKSELAHRIVQALKAHRLFQRDVDYVVKDGEIVIVDEFTGRLMVGRRYSDGLHQAIEAKERVKVGRESQTLATITLQNYFRMYRKLAGMTGTAVTEAEEFKEIYGLQVVTIPTHKEMIRADNPDVIYGTVMEKFNAVADEVEERNSLGQPVLVGTTSIENSERVSKLLKARKVSHQVLNAKHHEKEANIVAQAGHLGAVTVATNMAGRGTDIMLGGNPEFLAKEKLLAERPSMEWKIKTLEEDDVYNYFVQYTNVFPEDLTKNYLRDRRLTSGEDAAYFVFLRDAFSRIKSAYEDHLKHFHVQCQEEHDRVVELGGLSIVGTERHEARRIDNQLRGRAGRQGDPGESRFYLSLEDDLLRLFGSERIQGIMGKLGMTDGEAIESSMLSKVIESSQHKVEQMHFDIRKQLLAYDNVMNHQREAVYAERRTILEEEEIIDYGWGIIQGVLEELLERYFPEEGDPDPERAASRFKAIFGPGSETTVARLDSHSGMEVIRDEIVESIKSRYDQKILSLDLDMASGLLRYVVLNTLDDAWRDHLLGMDELRRGIGLRAIGQKDPLLEYQFESYNLFQEMMLRVRESFVEQFFRVRVVSESGGRRERQLSEGRDFHMPVPGSVQGDPRLQVGDARPEPIKKGVKVGRNEPCPCGSGKKYKHCCGKNV